The nucleotide sequence TCACATCGCTCGGCTGCTACGACGATGTCGTGACCTACGACAAAATCGAATCGATGCCGGACCAGCCCGTCGCCTTCGTCGACATGGCCGGCAATCCGGAATTGCGCACCCGGCTGCACAGGCACTTTGGCGACCGGATGGTCTACAGCGGGCGTGTCGGCCTCACCCACCAGGACGCGGCACCGGACGACGATTCGCTGCCCGGCGCCAAGCCGACATGGTTCTTCGCGCCGGACCAGATCCGCAAACGCGCCAAGGAATGGGGCCCAGGCGGAATCGACCAGCGATTCGGCGCGGTCTGGTCGGGTTTCACCACAGCGATGGGACCCAAGCTCGATGTGATGGAAAGCCGAGGTTCCGATGCGGTCCAGCGGATCTATCTCGACACACTGAAAGGCCGCGTAAAACCGGCACAAGCTCACATGCTGTCGATGGCCGATTGAGGCGAAACGCTCACCAGCAGGTGAGCGGAAACGCTCTTCACAATCCCGTCACGCTGCCTGTAGTATGTCATCCCAAGCTGCTTCGCAGCCAATTGGGGTTGGGGCCAGGAGCGTTACTTGAACGCACATGTGTCACAAGGCGGTTGGCCGGTACTCGTGCTGAATGCGGACTTCCGGCCGCTGAGCTATTATCCGCTGTCGCTCTGGTCCTGGCAGGATGCTGTCAAGGCCGTGTTCCTCGACCGCGTCAATATCGTTGCGAACTACGACCACGCGGTTCACAGCCCAACCTTCGAGATGCAGTTGCCGAGCGTGGTCTCGCTCAAGTCGTTCGTGAAGCCGACGACGCATCCCGCCTTCACCCGGTTCAACGTCTTCCTGCGCGACCGCTTCTCCTGCCAGTACTGCACATCGCAGGACGATCTGACCTTCGATCACATCATCCCGCGCTCGCGCGGCGGCCAGACCACGTGGGAAAACGTCGTCGCCGCCTGTTCGCCGTGCAACCTGCGCAAAGGCAACATGACGATGGCGCAGGCGAAAATGCATCCGCGCCAGATGCCGTTTGCGCCGACGGTCCACCAGCTCCACCGCAACGGCCGGCTGTTCCCGCCGAACTACCTGCACCAGAGCTGGCTCGACTATCTCTACTGGGACACGGAACTCGATCCGTAAGCGCTTCGCCGTCAGGCGCTCTGCTCAAACGGATAGTCGGTGTATCCCGCCTCCGCCCCGCCATAGAACGTGGCCCGATTGTAGGGCGTGAGCGGCGACTTCCGCTGAAGACGAAGCGGCAGATCCGGATTCGAAATAAAGTGGCGGCCGAACGCGATCGCATCCGCCTTGCCCGACGCGACCGCATCTTCTGCGGCTTCTCCCGTAAAGCCGCCCGCGGTGATCAACACGCCGGGCCAGAGCGGCCTGAACAACTCCATTGCCGACGGCACGTTCTGATGATTGACGTCGGCGCGGCCCGCGCCGCTGCTGCGCGGTTCGATGAAATGCAGATAGGCCAGACCGTGCTCGCCCAGCATCCGCACCACATGGCTGTAGAGCGGCATCGGATCGGGCTCGCCGGTATCGTTGGCGACACCGTAGGGCGACAGGCGCACGGCAACCCGGTCAGCGCCCCAAACGCCGACGACCGCGTCGGTCACCTCCAGGAGCAGACGCGCGCGGTTTTCGATCGATCCGCCGTATGCATCCGTTCGCTGGTTGATGCGCGACTGCAAAAACTGCTCGAGCAGATAGCCATTGGCGCCATGAATCTCGACACCGTCGAACCCGGCTTCCAGCGCGTTCCGCGCGCCATCCCGGAAATTTTCAACGATGTCCGCGATTTCGCTGATCTCGAGCGCCCGTGGCGTCTCGTAAGGCACCTGCTTCCCATCAGCCGTCATGGCGCTGAAATTGCCGGAGATCGGAACGGCAGACGGCGCGACCGGCAAGGCCCCGGCGGGCTGGAACGACGAATGCGAGACGCGCCCGACGTGCCAGAGCTGCAGGAAGATGATTCCGCCCTTGGCATGAACGGCGTCGGTGATCTCGCGCCATCCCGCGATCTGCTCGCGCGAATAGATGCCGGGGGTTCTCGGATTGCCTCGTCCTGTCTGGGTGACCGGCGACGCTTCGGCGATGATCAATCCGCCCTTGGTGGCGCGCTGCGCGTAATACTCGAGATTCAATGAAT is from Afipia massiliensis and encodes:
- a CDS encoding HNH endonuclease — protein: MNAHVSQGGWPVLVLNADFRPLSYYPLSLWSWQDAVKAVFLDRVNIVANYDHAVHSPTFEMQLPSVVSLKSFVKPTTHPAFTRFNVFLRDRFSCQYCTSQDDLTFDHIIPRSRGGQTTWENVVAACSPCNLRKGNMTMAQAKMHPRQMPFAPTVHQLHRNGRLFPPNYLHQSWLDYLYWDTELDP
- a CDS encoding alkene reductase codes for the protein MTAPSLFSALKVGPYQLSHRVVMAPLTRMRAAQTDNAPHSLNLEYYAQRATKGGLIIAEASPVTQTGRGNPRTPGIYSREQIAGWREITDAVHAKGGIIFLQLWHVGRVSHSSFQPAGALPVAPSAVPISGNFSAMTADGKQVPYETPRALEISEIADIVENFRDGARNALEAGFDGVEIHGANGYLLEQFLQSRINQRTDAYGGSIENRARLLLEVTDAVVGVWGADRVAVRLSPYGVANDTGEPDPMPLYSHVVRMLGEHGLAYLHFIEPRSSGAGRADVNHQNVPSAMELFRPLWPGVLITAGGFTGEAAEDAVASGKADAIAFGRHFISNPDLPLRLQRKSPLTPYNRATFYGGAEAGYTDYPFEQSA